In Oenanthe melanoleuca isolate GR-GAL-2019-014 chromosome 10, OMel1.0, whole genome shotgun sequence, a single window of DNA contains:
- the CSPG4 gene encoding chondroitin sulfate proteoglycan 4, giving the protein MGGIATVLLLLLLAGHPQPLSAGPPAGASFFGDSFVEMPLADASRTVRLQLQLLTSQGNGLLFLAAGQPDHLLLQLRAGRLQARLQLGLEEVTLQSPAGLQLNNLAVHDVELLVEDGRMTLTIDGLFNSSADIGGPARELDIQHGLFAGGTGSLDLPYLAEASPPFRGCLHLVTFNGLDVLSHLSAGGSSKTFHHVQEGCSTQFSAEPEEPFGFPGPHSYAAFPTWDARQEATIEFVITTSATQAPLIYHAGLENDFFYLEISNGRLRGFVEKGNGVIVLHNNVFISDEQQHYVKVHTDVHKFEILIDYYASSTSNRGINNYLDLQGNLFIGGMDDKALQRLREHHLSFISLWTMTNHSFVGCLEDLRINQQRRSLQDAVITKDITAGCGKQDHYWDYEEAYEQDEASTSPPPNGFSGAPGLVVESCRPDSSFPPAFANISRLLHVSPLIVSEGGTAYLEWKHAQPTVDLSLANIRQSQILFSITSDPRHGQLELDIPGSRSRRKFTLLDIVNRKVRYIHDGSEGPMDQLMLEVTVTTQQEVPECLRQGQVYLLPVMINPVNDAPQVTFPRGNHMTILKHTRKHLTTDILQVLDDDSSCDDLEFQLHGQQVEEGYVELDFHPGVPIEEFSCRDLEAGNVVYVHQGGTNLQLTLQVSDGTIPSPVATLRILAIDPDIRLLNNTGLSLSQGGAARITTANLSVETNAVEQRVSILYVLTEPLKYGEVQKQGSMGGEWKKVESFHQQDLEQGRIQYFSTDPEHRMEDSVEEVRFKVQVGQKLLLNNTFLVRIKRATIKMRTMAPLQMKNKRHRNITSKELEAMLEDPNSAPVPFHYMIIQAPKKGNLELLGNRLTEGFGFTEEDLQGNRLSYSVTIRNAQQAEDAFQFRVHAGEQHSPVYTYRISIGGDPDAPTLTNVLLTVPEGGQAVISKDHLFVQSVNSMDYAYEVIEGPAHGRLAWAASHGWASREEITEFTNDDILQRRLLYQHDDSETLEDDIPFVAVRQGEGSAEAEAEEVRGVFRVSIQPVNDHSPVRAVNRVFSVVRHGQHLLTTDDIAFTDKDSGFSDAQLVLTRKDILFGSIVSVDDRRHQVYRFTQEDLRKKRILFVHSGADRGWIQLQVSDGLHQTTALLEVQASDPYIRIVNNTGLVIHQGTQGSIDSSVLSLETNMDIRSDEEIRFLITTPPRWGTVLRGEQPVMAFSQRDLLAGEISYHHNGSRNARDELQFTVEANEVAVEDTLAISIFLDTHPSPLSIVNHREIYVFQGEAAGIKEEDLLVTHEEIPSQDIVYLVSSSPTSGFLAMLQHSQDVNEQPSLDPIQSFTQEDINSGRVLYLHSKPNEERDRFVLDVTARSADPLEGVVVSLVVLPITVPLDVHNITVPGGGSATISSSILSIPNAYYPALGVQFRVLQPPRFGSLRSSQRPEQGGLHSFTWSEVENQQIQYRQDGPRSLTDSFTILANASEVSRQSHPRTLFITILPRSTKGPRLKVNAGLQLREGATAVLSPHILSAEDEDSPAEEVTYSIQPPANGKLVLRSEPGAEIQRFTQAQIDNGLVLFVHQGALDGGFAFDLWDGENLSSGHFFLIRAQREPVISLARKQSLTVCPGALQPITSQNLQAVSNSPASSSTLYYSIEQAPRLGRLTTSQGDEIRNFTQAQVDSKLIFYQHEMPGKPFWLVQDAIRFRVVTPTTISDSFILLVLISFEENCPQRLTQLWKNAGLQLTRAQQAEIDTSVLDASNLLSQILVPERAGYDVVFLVTEPPAHGQLLVAGVPLEQSRPFFLQSDLAARRLVYAHGGDSVSKDHFSFKAWLQPREQQPARPPQDGVVISEEFNITVASSSTPPRVLKRQEVLQVPPGSVVTLSQEYLDVADPLVSPQEMVYSVLQRPLAGHVASAHNPREPIDRFTQADVNAGRVVFVATGSRAPGSLALRLSSSHHPPIQTSLEIEVLPALSTTASPALLEVPQELNRAPVSPHHLLGAAPRGAGNVQYRITREPRFGQVQVNQKPSRGFSQKQLDRREVTFTFRDLGSPEDDFQFVAISRAGNRSGVVNVTVRAAVKTRVGSLWPRGTTALLDTSVLDASGLANHTKSVPVFKVRRAPRASRLVRVSREPGQPSSPIETFSQSELERGLVGLEVLDAGDTQQALLKDSFVFELAAAGVPPALASLEYGIEPYNASRSYGVTLLAVPLAPSPPVPHGTARSSPNASELGGPPTPWLAPGATTSPSPGARGTFLSFIEANMFSIIIPICLIFLLLALILPLLFYLHKRNKTGKHHVQGAPASKAKNGAVPDHETFRRTEPSQSIPLATVTSLEGKGTGPPPPGTGSGAPPDPELLQYCRTSNPPLKNNQYWV; this is encoded by the exons ATGGGTGGCATCGCcaccgtgctgctgctgctgctgctggccggccacccccagcccctctccgCGGGACCCCCGGCCGGAG CCTCCTTCTTTGGGGACAGCTTCGTGGAGATGCCGCTGGCAGACGCCTCGCGCACGGTgcggctgcagctgcagctgctcaccaGCCAGGGCAATGGGCTGCtcttcctggctgctggccagCCCGaccacctcctgctccagctgcgAGCCGGCCGCCTGCAG gccaggctgcagctgggcttggAGGAGGTGACCTTGCAGTCCCCAGCGGGGCTGCAGCTCAATAACCTGGCAGTGCACgacgtggagctgctggtggaggaTGGCAGGATGACGCTGACCATCGACGGCCTCTTCAACAGCTCGGCAGACATCGGGGGGCCAGCGAGGGAGCTGGACATCCAGCACGGCCTCTTCGCCGGCGGGACGGGCAGCCTGGACCTGCCCTACCTGGCTGAGGCCAGCCCTCCCTTCAGGGGCTGCCTGCACCTGGTGACCTTCAACGGCCTGGATGTCCTCTCCCATCTGTCTGCTGGTGGCAGCTCCAAGACCTTCCACCACGTGCAGGAAGGGTGCAGCACACAGTTCTCTGCAGAGCCCGAGGAGCCCTTCGGGTTCCCGGGGCCGCACTCCTACGCTGCTTTTCCCACGTGGGACGCGAGGCAGGAAGCGACCATCGAGTTTGTGATAACGACGAGCGCCACCCAGGCGCCCCTCATCTACCACGCAGGGCTGGAGAATGACTTCTTCTACCTGGAGATCTCCAACGGGCGCCTGCGAGGGTTTGTGGAGAAGGGCAACGGCGTCATCGTCCTGCACAACAACGTCTTCATCAGCGACGAGCAGCAGCACTACGTCAAGGTCCACACGGACGTGCACAAGTTTGAGATACTGATAGACTACTATGCCTCATCCACGTCCAACCGGGGCATCAACAACTACCTGGACCTTCAGGGGAACCTCTTCATTGGAGGTATGGATGACAAAGCTTTGCAAAGGCTTAGGGAGCACCATCTTTCTTTCATCTCGTTGTGGACCATGACCAACCACTCGTTTGTTGGCTGCCTGGAGGACCTCCGGATAAACCAGCAGAGGAGGAGCCTGCAGGACGCCGTCATCACAAAGGACATCACGGCAGGCTGTGGGAAGCAGGACCACTACTGGGACTACGAGGAGGCTTATGAGCAGGACGAGGCATCCACCTCCCCGCCTCCAAATGGCTTTTCGGGAGCGCCAGGCCTGGTGGTGGAATCGTGCCGGCCCGACAGCAGCTTCCCGCCCGCCTTTGCCAACATCAGCAGGCTGCTGCACGTCAGCCCCCTCATCGTCTCCGAAGGGGGCACGGCCTACCTGGAGTGGAAACACGCCCAGCCAACAGTGGACTTGAGCCTGGCCAACATCCGTCAGTCCCAAATCCTCTTCAGCATCACCAGTGACCCCAGGCACggccagctggagctggacatTCCCGGctccaggagcagaaggaagtTCACCTTGCTGGACATTGTGAACCGGAAAGTCAGGTATATCCACGATGGCTCCGAGGGGCCCATGGACCAGCTGATGCTGGAGGTGACAGTGACCACGCAGCAGGAGGTCCCGGAGTGCCTGCGGCAGGGGCAGGTGTACCTGCTGCCTGTCATGATCAACCCTGTCAACGACGCCCCCCAGGTGACCTTCCCCCGTGGGAACCACATGACCATCCTGAAGCACACACGGAAACACCTGACCACCGACATCCTGCAGGTCCTGGACGATGACTCGTCCTGCGATGACCTCGAGTTCCAGCTGCACGGTCAGCAGGTGGAGGAGGGGTATGTGGAGTTGGACTTCCACCCCGGAGTGCCCATTGAAGAGTTCTCCTGCAGGGACCTGGAGGCTGGCAACGTAGTCTATGTGCACCAGGGTGGGACAAACTTACAGCTGACCCTGCAGGTGAGTGATGGCACCATCCCGAGCCCCGTTGCCACCCTGAGGATCCTGGCCATCGATCCCGACATCCGCCTGCTCAATAACACCggcctgtccctgtcccaagGAGGGGCCGCACGCATCACCACGGCCAACCTGTCGGTGGAGACCAACGCTGTGGAACAACGGGTCTCCATCCTCTACGTCCTCACGGAGCCTCTCAAGTACGGTGAGGTCCAGAAGCAAGGGAGCATGGGAGGGGAATGGAAAAAAGTCGAGTCCTTCCACCAACAGGACCTGGAGCAAGGGCGCATCCAGTATTTTAGCACAGACCCGGAGCACCGAATGGAAGACAGCGTGGAGGAGGTGAGATTCAAAGTCCAGGTGGGGCAGAAGCTCTTGCTGAACAACACCTTCCTCGTAAGGATTAAAAGAGCCACCATTAAGATGAGGACCATGGCTCCTCTCCAGATGAAGAATAAGCGGCACAGAAATATCAccagcaaggagctggaggCAATGTTGGAAGATCCAAACTCTGCCCCGGTTCCCTTCCACTATATGATCATCCAGGCTCCCAAAAAGGGAAACCTGGAGCTGCTTGGCAACAGGCTGACTGAAGGCTTTGGATTTACTGAAGAGGACCTGCAGGGAAACCGCCTGAGCTACAGCGTGACCATCAGGAACGCCCAGCAAGCCGAGGACGCCTTCCAGTTCCGCGTCCACGCTGGCGAGCAGCACTCGCCTGTCTACACCTACAGAATCAGCATTGGGGGGGACCCCGATGCACCAACCCTGACCAACGTGCTCCTGACCGTGCCGGAAGGCGGCCAGGCCGTCATCTCCAAGGATCACTTGTTTGTGCAGAGCGTGAACAGCATGGACTACGCCTACGAGGTGATCGAGGGGCCGGCGCACGGCAGGCTGGCCTGGGCCGCGTCCCACGGCTGGGCCTCCAGGGAGGAGATCACCGAGTTCACCAACGACGACATCCTGCAGCGCCGGCTGCTGTACCAGCACGACGACTCCGAGACGCTGGAGGACGACATCCCCTTCGTGGCCGTCAGGCAGGGCGAGGGCAGCGCCGAGGCCGAGGCCGAGGAGGTGAGGGGCGTTTTCAGGGTGTCCATCCAGCCCGTCAACGACCACAGCCCCGTGCGGGCCGTGAACAGAGTGTTCAGCGTGGTGCGCCACGGGCAGCACCTGCTGACCACCGACGACATCGCCTTCACCGACAAGGACTCGGGCTTCTCCGACGCGCAGCTGGTGCTCACCAGGAAGGACATCTTGTTTGGCAGCATCGTGTCCGTCGATGACAGGAGGCACCAGGTCTATCGATTCACACAGGAGGACCTGAGGAAGAAGAGGATCCTCTTTGTCCATTCTGGGGCTGACCGGGGCTGGATCCAGCTACAGGTTTCGGATGGCCTCCACCAAACCACGGCCCTCCTGGAAGTGCAGGCATCAGACCCCTACATCAGAATAGTCAACAACACCGGCCTGGTCATCCACCAGGGCACACAAGGGAGCATTGACTCCTCTGTCCTCAGCCTGGAGACCAACATGGACATCAGGTCAGATGAAGAGATACGGTTCCTGATAACCACCCCCCCGAGGTGGGGGACCGTGCTAAGAGGGGAGCAGCCGGTCATGGCCTTCTCCCAGAGGGACCTGCTGGCAGGAGAGATCTCCTACCACCACAACGGGAGCAGGAACGCCCGGGACGAGCTCCAGTTCACTGTAGAAGCAAATGAGGTGGCAGTGGAAGACACACTGGCCATCAGCATCTTCTTGGATACCCATCCCAGCCCCCTGAGCATAGTCAACCACAGGGAGATCTATGTTTTCCAGGGGGAAGCAGCTGGGATCAAGGAGGAGGACTTACTG GTGACCCACGAAGAGATCCCTTCCCAAGATATCGTCTACCTGGTGAGCAGCTCCCCAACCTCTGGCTTCCTGGCAATGcttcagcacagccaggacgTGAAcgagcagcccagcctggacCCCATCCAGTCCTTCACCCAGGAGGACATCAACAGTGGCAGAGTCCTCTACCTGCACTCCAAGCCCAACGAGGAGCGTGACCGCTTTGTCCTGGACGTCACAGCCCGCAGTGCAGACCCTCTGGAGGGGGTGGTGGTCAGCCTGGTTGTGCTCCCCATCACTGTCCCCTTGGACGTCCACAACATCACAGTGCCGGGAGGGGGCTCTGCCACCATCTCCTCGAGCATCCTCAGCATTCCCAACGCCTACTACCCAGCCCTCGGTGTGCAGTTCAGGGTGCTCCAGCCCCCCAGGTTTGGCAGCCTCCGGAGCAGCCAGCGGCCCGAGCAGGGCGGGCTGCACAGCTTCACCTGGAGCGAG GTGGAGAACCAGCAGATCCAGTACCGGCAGGATGGTCCCCGATCGCTCACGGACAGTTTCACCATCCTGGCCAACGCCTCCGAGGTGTCCCGACAGAGCCATCCCCGGACTCTGTTCATCACCATCCTGCCCCGCAGCACCAAGGGGCCGCGCCTGAAGGTCAACGCCGGCTTGCAG ctgcGGGAAGGTGCCACGGCTGTCCTCAGCCCCCACATCCTGAGTGCCGAGGACGAGGACTCCCCAGCAGAAGAGGTGACCTATTCCATCCAGCCCCCGGCCAACGGGAAGCTTGTGCTGAGGTCAGAGCCCGGCGCTGAGATCCAGAGGTTCACCCAGGCCCAGATAGACAACGGCCTCGTCCTCTTCGTGCACCAAG GAGCCCTGGATGGCGGCTTTGCCTTCGATCTGTGGGATGGTGAGAACCTGTCTTCTGGGCACTTCTTCCTCATCAGGGCCCAGAGGGAGCCTGTCATCAGCCTGGCCAGGAAGCAGAGCCTCACGGTCTGCCCAG gtgccctgcagcccatcaCCAGCCAGAACCTGCAGGCAGTGAGCAACAGCCCCGCCAGCTCCAGCACTCTGTACTACAGCATCGAGCAAGCCCCGCGCCTGGGCAGGCTCACCACCTCACAGGGGGACGAAATCAGGAACTTCACCCAAGCCCAG GTGGACAGCAAGCTGATTTTCTACCAGCATGAGATGCCAGGCAAGCCCTTCTGGCTGGTCCAAGATGCCATCCGCTTCCGTGTGGTCACTCCCACAACCATCTCAGATTCGTTCATCCTCCTCGTCCTGATCTCCTTCGAGGAAAATTGTCCCCAGCGCTTGACTCAGCTTTGGAAAAATGCAG GTCTGCAGCTCACAAGGGCTCAGCAGGCTGAGATTGACACCTCGGTGTTGGATGCCTCCAACCTCCTGAGCCAAATCCTGGTCCCTGAGAGGGCTGGATACGATGTTGTCTTTCTGGTGACGGAGCCACCAGCTCATGGACAGCTCTTGGTGGCCGGTGTGCCTCTGGAGCAGTCACGGCCGTTCTTCCTGCAGTCAGACCTGGCAGCGAGGCGCTTGGTGTACGCCCATGGTGGGGACAGCGTCTCCAAAGACCATTTCAGTTTCAAGGCTTGGCTGCAGCCccgggagcagcagcctgcccGTCCTCCACAGGATGGGGTGGTCATCTCTGAGGAGTTCAACATAacagtggccagcagcagcacgcCACCGCGGGTGCTGAAGCGGCAGGAAGTGCTGCAGGTCCCGCCAGGCTCCGTGGTCACCTTGTCACAGGAGTACCTGGATGTGGCAGACCCGCTGGTGTCCCCACAGGAGATGGTGTACAGTGTTCTCCAGAGGCCCCTCGCTGGCCACGTGGCCAGCGCACACAACCCACGGGAGCCCATCGACCGCTTCACCCAAGCGGACGTCAACGCCGGCCGCGTGGTGTTTGTCGCCACTGGGAGCCGTGCCCCAGGCTCCTTAGCCCTGAGGCTCTCCAGTAGCCACCACCCACCCATCCAGACCTCGCTGGAGATCgaggtgctgccagccctgagcaccactgccagcccagccctgctggaggtgCCCCAAGAGCTGAACAGggcccccgtgtccccccatcACCTGCTGGGCGCCGCACCACGAGGGGCGGGCAACGTCCAGTACAGGATCACCAGGGAGCCCAGGTTTGGACAGGTGCAAGTCAACCAAAAGCCATCACGGGGCTTCTCACAGAAGCAGCTGGATCGCAGGGAGGTGACGTTCACCTTCAGGGACCTCGGGTCACCTGAGGATGACTTCCAGTTCGTCGCCATTTCGCGGGCAGGAAACAGGAGCGGGGTGGTGAATGTGACGGTCCGAGCTGCGGTGAAGACCCGAGTGGGCAGCCTGTGGCCCCGaggcaccacagccctgctggacaCCAGTGTCCTCGATGCCAGCGGGCTGGCCAACCACACCAAGAGCGTCCCGGTCTTCAAGGTCCGCAGGGCGCCCCGTGCCAGCCGGCTGGTGAGGGTGTCCAGGGAgccaggccagcccagctccccaaTAGAAACCTTCAGCCAGAGCGAGCTGGAGCGAgggctggtggggctggaggtgctggatGCTGGGGACACCCAACAAGCCCTGCTGAAGGACAGCTTTGTCTTCGAGCTGGCGGCTGCCGGCGTGCCGCCGGCGCTGGCGTCCCTGGAGTACGGCATCGAGCCCTACAATGCCTCCAGATCCTACGGTGTCACCCTGCTGGCGGTCCCGCTGGCACCCTCGCCCCCCGTGCCCCACGGCACGGCGCGGAGCAGCCCCAATGCCAGCGAGCTGGGCGGGCCCCCCACTCCCTGGCTGGCCCCCGGTGCCACCACtagccccagccccggggcgCGGGGCACCTTCCTCAGCTTCATCGAGGCCAACATGTTCAGCATCATCATCCCCATCTGCCtcatcttcctgctgctggccctcatcctgcccctgctcttcTACCTGCACAAGCGCAACAAGACGGGGAAGCACCACGTCCAGGGCGCTCCCGCCTCCAAGGCCAAGAACGGGGCCGTGCCGGACCACGAGACCTTCCGGaggacagagcccagccagaGCATCCCCCTAGCGACTGTCACCAGCCTGGAGGGCAAGGGCACGGGCCCCCCGCCCCCAGGCACGGGCTCTGGGGCACCTCCAGACCCCGAGCTCCTGCAGTACTGCCGGACTTCCAACCCCCCGCTGAAAAACAACCAGTACTGGGTGTGA